The following are encoded in a window of Brevibacillus sp. DP1.3A genomic DNA:
- a CDS encoding sigma-70 family RNA polymerase sigma factor, with the protein MSEQVWLANIFESHRKHLQAVAYRMLGSLSEAEDAVQESWLRLSRVDASDIENMGGWLTTVVSRVCLDMLRSRKSRREESIETQLPDAFTSQENIIDPEQEAILADSVGIALLVVLGNLNPAERITFVLHDVFAMPFNEIAPILGKSKVATRQLASRARHRVRGAKAMQEVDHALQRDVVQAFLAAAHAGDFDTLVAALDPHVILRDDRQTGSSRVTRGAVALAKQVSGRAQKAAQLALVNGTVGIIVAPQGKLLYVLKFTMSHGKITEVDLISDPERISHLDLKTLNTVEPRHTDDVV; encoded by the coding sequence ATGAGCGAACAGGTTTGGTTGGCAAATATATTCGAATCACACCGAAAGCACCTTCAGGCAGTCGCTTATCGAATGCTTGGATCATTGAGCGAAGCGGAGGATGCGGTACAGGAGTCTTGGTTACGTCTTAGTCGTGTGGATGCAAGCGACATTGAGAACATGGGAGGATGGTTGACCACCGTTGTTTCACGGGTTTGTCTCGACATGTTACGCTCGCGAAAATCTAGGCGCGAAGAATCGATAGAAACTCAATTGCCCGATGCTTTCACAAGCCAAGAGAATATTATTGACCCCGAACAAGAAGCCATATTGGCTGATTCTGTCGGTATTGCATTGCTAGTCGTGCTTGGGAATTTGAACCCTGCGGAACGCATCACGTTTGTGCTGCACGATGTTTTCGCCATGCCCTTCAATGAGATTGCGCCTATTTTAGGTAAGTCAAAGGTCGCTACTAGGCAACTTGCGAGCAGGGCACGCCACCGTGTTCGCGGGGCGAAAGCAATGCAGGAAGTCGACCATGCTCTCCAACGCGACGTCGTTCAAGCTTTTCTTGCCGCAGCGCATGCTGGCGATTTCGATACTCTAGTAGCTGCGCTCGATCCGCACGTTATACTTCGTGACGATCGTCAAACAGGCTCTTCAAGAGTAACGCGAGGAGCGGTTGCTCTAGCGAAACAAGTTTCGGGACGTGCACAGAAAGCAGCACAACTAGCCCTTGTTAACGGAACAGTAGGAATCATTGTGGCTCCTCAAGGAAAATTGCTCTATGTACTCAAATTTACAATGAGTCACGGAAAGATTACGGAAGTCGACTTGATCTCCGATCCTGAGCGCATAAGTCATCTTGATCTGAAGACATTGAACACCGTTGAGCCACGGCATACAGATGATGTCGTCTAA
- a CDS encoding ABC transporter ATP-binding protein yields MERNILEIKKLTTCFFTDDGTVKATDRVSINVGKGQTVCLVGESGSGKSVTSLAVMRLIDYAGGFIQSGNVMFHGQDLAAKDLDEMMHIRGNKIAMIFQDPMSALNPVFTVGDQIAESLMLHQNMNQKDAFKKAIEMLRLVGIPAPEVRVKQYPHEMSGGMCQRVVIAMALACNPEMLIADEPTTALDVTVQAQILDLLRRLQKELGMSILLITHDMGVAAEMADRIAVMYAGTIVEEGTVERIFDEPRHPYTIGLLQSIPGFEGERGAELYTIQGTIPSITQLPTGCRFHPRCPHAIDKCRKEEPILREVVMGQQVACWLNEDVSNQFRINQRANSVAGSKAEVKRQ; encoded by the coding sequence GTGGAACGCAACATCCTCGAAATAAAAAAATTGACCACTTGCTTCTTTACGGATGACGGAACGGTCAAAGCCACGGATCGAGTGAGCATCAACGTTGGTAAAGGACAGACGGTATGCTTGGTAGGGGAATCCGGCAGTGGAAAGAGTGTGACGTCACTTGCGGTCATGCGACTGATTGATTATGCGGGCGGATTTATTCAGAGTGGGAACGTCATGTTTCACGGTCAGGATCTGGCGGCAAAGGACTTGGATGAAATGATGCACATTCGCGGGAACAAAATCGCGATGATCTTCCAAGACCCGATGTCGGCTCTCAATCCGGTGTTTACAGTAGGCGATCAAATTGCGGAGAGCTTGATGCTGCATCAAAATATGAACCAGAAAGATGCGTTTAAAAAAGCGATCGAGATGCTTCGTCTGGTTGGGATCCCGGCGCCGGAAGTACGAGTGAAGCAGTACCCACACGAAATGTCTGGAGGGATGTGCCAGCGTGTTGTCATCGCGATGGCCTTGGCCTGCAACCCGGAAATGCTGATAGCAGACGAGCCAACTACTGCTCTTGATGTTACGGTTCAGGCGCAAATTTTGGATTTGCTCAGACGGCTACAAAAGGAATTGGGTATGTCGATTTTGCTGATCACCCATGACATGGGGGTAGCAGCAGAGATGGCGGATCGTATCGCGGTGATGTATGCAGGAACGATTGTGGAGGAAGGAACGGTCGAACGGATATTTGACGAGCCCCGGCATCCTTACACGATTGGGTTGCTGCAGTCCATTCCTGGATTTGAAGGGGAGCGCGGCGCAGAATTGTACACGATCCAAGGCACCATCCCGAGCATTACCCAATTGCCGACGGGCTGCCGTTTTCACCCGCGTTGTCCGCATGCGATTGACAAATGCCGAAAAGAGGAACCTATTTTGCGCGAGGTTGTTATGGGACAACAAGTGGCTTGCTGGTTGAATGAAGATGTCAGCAATCAATTCAGAATAAATCAGCGTGCCAATTCAGTCGCTGGAAGCAAAGCAGAGGTGAAACGCCAATGA
- a CDS encoding MBL fold metallo-hydrolase, which produces MKYGRIIQKPRVKFFEVADGVFAGISPYRGISWANAGFINKGEGLVYDTFFDLFHAREMREAFTEVSNGGSPAYVVNSHYNSDHAWGNKVFKDSCIIMHKEAARERFTENIAWMDSVIRRGKDSPESTSGERFFAAEFEGFDLEGVEWVLPNIEIKDDINIRLGDTEVMIYNVAPAHSDSDLLLWMPKEKVLFAGDVVFNGCTAYSEEGTLNWVKVLDRIIDEIKPEIVVPGHGAICGLDFVKEQRDYLLNLISEFNKHYNDEIDSLSLTKQIDISRFLHWIQPERLYVTVDILLKSKRGLPPLPIWNEVPAKLEDMKVFLAGKYGDQIKQWDPMSVWQE; this is translated from the coding sequence ATGAAGTATGGACGTATTATCCAAAAACCTCGCGTTAAATTTTTTGAAGTCGCAGATGGCGTCTTCGCCGGTATTTCGCCGTATCGCGGCATCAGTTGGGCCAATGCCGGGTTCATCAACAAGGGTGAAGGGCTGGTGTATGACACGTTCTTCGATTTGTTCCATGCGCGGGAAATGCGGGAGGCTTTTACGGAAGTAAGCAACGGTGGCTCTCCCGCATATGTGGTGAACTCGCACTATAACAGCGACCATGCCTGGGGAAACAAAGTGTTTAAAGATTCTTGTATTATTATGCACAAGGAAGCGGCCAGAGAGCGTTTCACCGAAAATATCGCCTGGATGGACAGCGTCATCAGAAGAGGAAAGGATTCTCCGGAATCGACTTCGGGCGAGCGGTTTTTTGCAGCGGAATTTGAAGGATTCGACCTGGAAGGCGTAGAATGGGTGCTCCCGAATATTGAGATAAAGGACGATATCAACATCCGTCTTGGCGATACGGAAGTTATGATTTACAACGTAGCTCCGGCCCACTCTGACAGTGACTTGCTGCTGTGGATGCCAAAAGAAAAAGTGCTGTTCGCTGGCGATGTCGTGTTTAACGGTTGTACGGCATACAGCGAAGAGGGAACCCTCAATTGGGTTAAAGTGCTTGATCGCATTATTGATGAAATTAAACCCGAAATCGTTGTTCCAGGACATGGTGCCATCTGCGGCCTGGACTTCGTGAAGGAGCAGAGAGACTACCTCCTGAACCTGATCAGTGAGTTCAACAAGCATTACAATGACGAAATTGATTCCTTGTCCCTGACAAAGCAAATTGATATTTCCCGCTTCCTTCATTGGATTCAGCCAGAACGCTTGTATGTTACAGTGGATATCCTATTGAAAAGCAAACGAGGGTTACCACCCCTTCCAATTTGGAACGAGGTGCCTGCTAAGCTGGAAGACATGAAAGTTTTTTTGGCCGGAAAATATGGCGATCAGATCAAACAATGGGACCCTATGAGTGTTTGGCAAGAATAG
- the hisC gene encoding histidinol-phosphate transaminase — protein MKKLPTTQSRKTLEKIQSYQPGMPIWEIKKMYGLSHIIKLASNENPLGPSPKIIRAILGALPELHRYPDANTTTLKEHLADHLELSPEHLIVTNGGDELIKLISETYLEPEDEIVVPSPTFSEYEFGAHLMEAVIKTVPLEADYAFNVSAILAAITNRTKLVYLCSPNNPTGTYLSRQDLTALLDQLPDGVLVVLDAAYSHYATADDYTTGIEFVRQGYPVLVLQTFSKIYALAGIRVGFGVAHPSVIQKILKVKEPFNVNSLAQTAAITALADVEHFEISLTENTKGRKQLYDAFAEMNIPYTVSMSNFILAKLGPNAGRIYQELLERGIILRYGDTWGLPEHIRISVGTLEENQILIQNLRELLLIVGK, from the coding sequence ATGAAAAAACTACCCACGACACAATCGCGAAAAACATTAGAAAAGATACAATCCTATCAACCTGGAATGCCGATTTGGGAGATTAAAAAAATGTACGGACTCTCTCATATCATTAAACTAGCCTCAAATGAAAATCCACTCGGCCCATCCCCAAAGATCATCCGCGCCATTCTCGGTGCGCTCCCGGAGCTGCATCGTTACCCGGATGCCAATACAACGACGCTGAAAGAGCACTTGGCTGATCATCTTGAGTTAAGTCCGGAGCATTTAATCGTCACGAATGGCGGTGACGAACTGATCAAGCTCATTTCCGAAACCTATTTGGAGCCTGAGGACGAAATCGTCGTGCCTTCTCCGACCTTTAGTGAATATGAATTCGGCGCACATCTCATGGAAGCTGTCATCAAAACGGTTCCGCTTGAGGCCGATTATGCATTCAATGTTTCCGCCATTTTGGCAGCCATCACGAATCGAACAAAGCTTGTCTACCTTTGTTCCCCAAACAACCCGACAGGCACCTATTTGTCTCGTCAGGACTTGACGGCATTGCTAGACCAACTGCCAGATGGGGTGCTTGTAGTACTCGACGCTGCTTACAGTCACTATGCAACGGCTGACGACTACACAACGGGAATTGAATTTGTCCGCCAAGGATACCCTGTTCTCGTCTTGCAAACCTTCTCGAAAATTTACGCGCTTGCCGGTATTCGAGTCGGATTTGGTGTCGCTCACCCTTCGGTGATCCAAAAAATCCTGAAAGTAAAAGAGCCGTTTAACGTCAATTCATTGGCACAAACAGCCGCCATTACCGCCCTTGCTGACGTGGAGCATTTTGAAATATCCCTCACGGAAAACACCAAAGGCCGTAAGCAGCTGTATGATGCATTCGCTGAAATGAATATCCCTTATACCGTGAGTATGTCTAATTTTATCTTGGCAAAATTGGGACCAAATGCGGGTAGGATTTATCAAGAGCTGCTGGAAAGAGGCATCATTTTGCGGTACGGAGACACTTGGGGGTTACCGGAGCATATTCGAATCAGTGTAGGTACGCTGGAAGAAAATCAAATCCTCATACAAAACCTCCGTGAGCTATTGCTTATCGTAGGAAAATGA
- a CDS encoding ABC transporter ATP-binding protein — translation MNQEYLIEAKQIKKYFPIKAGLLSRVIGQVKAVDDVSFGIRPGETFGLVGESGCGKSTLGRVVLNLQGATSGEVLFDGTNIHQVNRQENLKLRRDMQIIFQDPFGSLNPRFLVSDIIGEPLRVHLRASAKEMDERVVELMSLVGLDPSRRNRYPHEFSGGQRQRIGIARSIALSPRFIVADEAVSALDVSVQSQVLNLMMKLQKEMGLTYLFIAHGLNVVRHISDRVGVMYLGKMVEIARTDDLFAQPLHPYTAALLSAIPKPTPHRRQERIVLQGDVPSPANPPSGCRFHPRCPMAQERCSKEIPELIEVGQDRQVACHFPLA, via the coding sequence ATGAACCAGGAATATTTGATCGAAGCAAAACAAATCAAAAAGTATTTTCCGATTAAGGCTGGCTTGTTGAGCCGTGTCATCGGTCAAGTAAAAGCCGTAGATGATGTTTCTTTCGGAATTCGGCCAGGGGAGACATTCGGGCTCGTAGGAGAATCCGGCTGCGGGAAGTCGACGCTGGGGCGTGTTGTGCTGAATTTGCAAGGGGCGACGAGCGGAGAAGTGCTGTTTGACGGAACCAATATCCATCAGGTGAATAGACAAGAAAATTTGAAGCTGAGACGGGATATGCAGATTATCTTTCAAGACCCGTTTGGTTCATTGAATCCACGATTTTTGGTAAGCGATATTATTGGAGAGCCGTTACGGGTTCATCTGCGTGCATCTGCAAAGGAAATGGATGAGCGGGTAGTCGAGCTGATGAGTCTGGTGGGACTCGATCCTTCGAGGCGAAATCGGTATCCGCATGAGTTTTCCGGCGGACAGCGGCAAAGGATCGGTATTGCGCGGTCGATTGCACTCTCGCCACGGTTTATTGTGGCGGATGAAGCTGTTTCTGCGCTGGATGTGTCCGTACAGTCACAGGTTTTAAACCTGATGATGAAATTACAAAAAGAGATGGGGCTGACCTATCTATTTATCGCGCATGGTCTGAATGTGGTACGCCATATTTCTGATCGGGTAGGCGTGATGTACTTGGGGAAAATGGTGGAGATTGCACGAACGGATGACTTGTTTGCACAGCCACTGCATCCGTATACGGCGGCATTGTTATCGGCGATTCCGAAGCCTACTCCGCATCGGCGACAAGAGCGGATCGTCCTGCAAGGGGATGTACCATCTCCGGCCAATCCGCCGTCAGGTTGTCGTTTTCATCCTCGTTGTCCAATGGCGCAGGAGAGATGCAGCAAGGAGATTCCCGAGCTGATTGAGGTTGGGCAGGATCGGCAGGTTGCGTGTCATTTCCCTTTAGCATAG
- a CDS encoding transposase, whose translation MNYHRCRWTNAAVEGRNNRIKAFQRRHYFTRNRERYVQGLLVECNYAHYG comes from the coding sequence GTGAATTACCATCGTTGTCGCTGGACGAACGCTGCCGTTGAGGGGCGAAACAATCGAATAAAAGCTTTTCAGCGTAGACACTATTTTACTCGAAACCGCGAACGTTACGTGCAAGGTCTTCTCGTAGAATGCAACTATGCGCATTATGGTTAA
- a CDS encoding collagen-like protein has product MSQANLPNITPTITLTRADAINLLLSSIAIEELGLGHIINAEREKLPFILGTLPGVTIPPATISDLLNVNQSVQDTIKTIMQKESILQSKLDSILNTPISIGPTGATGSTGATGTAGTTGAAGATGAAGVTGATGATGTAGATGIAGATGATGATGIAGATGATGTTGIAGTTGATGTTGATGTAGATGTTGATGTAGATGATGPQLTNSAHVYNLTTVITTVANQPVALSNNGVITGTDITHVAGSPDILLAGGHTYFVTHSVNMTNNTPSAMFLALNGVPVPGSGYTIIAETPLAFTYSAMITTPVGALSVLNLVAAIIGTVFFAEPFPPQTANVSITVIELF; this is encoded by the coding sequence GTGTCACAAGCCAATTTGCCAAATATTACTCCGACCATAACACTCACGCGTGCCGACGCGATTAATTTGTTATTGTCCTCAATCGCTATAGAAGAGCTAGGGTTAGGACATATCATTAACGCGGAGAGGGAAAAGCTTCCGTTTATTCTGGGTACGCTTCCAGGAGTTACCATCCCGCCAGCAACGATCAGCGATCTTTTGAATGTCAATCAAAGTGTACAAGACACGATAAAAACCATCATGCAAAAGGAAAGCATCTTGCAAAGTAAACTTGATAGTATATTAAACACGCCTATTTCAATCGGACCAACTGGAGCTACGGGTTCTACTGGGGCCACTGGGACAGCCGGAACTACTGGGGCAGCTGGAGCCACTGGGGCAGCCGGAGTCACTGGTGCAACCGGAGCCACTGGGACAGCTGGAGCTACTGGGATAGCCGGAGCCACTGGTGCAACTGGAGCTACTGGGATAGCCGGAGCCACTGGTGCAACTGGAACTACTGGGATAGCTGGGACCACTGGGGCTACTGGAACAACCGGGGCTACTGGGACAGCAGGAGCCACTGGAACAACCGGAGCCACTGGGACAGCAGGAGCCACTGGCGCTACAGGACCACAACTGACCAATAGTGCGCATGTCTATAATTTGACTACGGTTATAACAACCGTTGCTAATCAGCCTGTCGCCCTCAGTAACAACGGCGTCATAACGGGAACCGATATTACCCATGTTGCAGGCTCACCTGATATCTTACTGGCAGGCGGCCATACTTACTTTGTCACTCATTCTGTCAATATGACGAACAACACACCTTCTGCCATGTTTCTCGCACTGAATGGAGTTCCTGTTCCAGGTTCTGGATATACGATTATTGCTGAAACACCCCTAGCCTTTACCTATTCCGCTATGATAACGACTCCTGTCGGGGCACTCAGTGTCCTTAACCTCGTGGCGGCAATCATCGGAACAGTCTTTTTTGCAGAACCGTTCCCTCCACAAACAGCCAATGTCAGTATTACCGTTATCGAGTTATTTTGA
- a CDS encoding fumarylacetoacetate hydrolase family protein: MKLVTFQTKTSHEPLFGLVVNEEFVVSFAAIMKKQGTFFDSLESMDSYLHYLPASYDAAKELMQYAVEQPHQFNENEICPIVAVKLLPPVPNPAALIDFGLTPRHLRNAGVNLLQREYTGPEREELKQKITEKFQKDPNKVIFSYYKCNHNALIGDGDTIHWPSYSSYLDIEPELAFVTGKGNCIAGYVIFNDSTVRDVQWPDFQALTGPTRCKDFDRSKGIGPFLVTPDEIDNPLGLDVDVRIGERLHWKGSTSEYSAHPVKVMEEVLKVFTPLPGTIIGMGTIPDCCSIETEQWLLPSDRIQITFGKLGTLTQLVPDHVKITEPSRWEKRSDLL; the protein is encoded by the coding sequence ATGAAGCTAGTAACCTTTCAAACCAAGACATCCCATGAACCTTTGTTTGGGCTTGTAGTTAACGAGGAATTTGTTGTGTCTTTTGCTGCAATCATGAAAAAGCAGGGAACATTCTTTGATAGTCTTGAAAGTATGGACAGCTATCTTCATTATTTGCCAGCAAGTTATGATGCCGCTAAGGAATTGATGCAATATGCTGTCGAACAGCCGCACCAATTCAATGAAAATGAAATCTGTCCGATTGTAGCGGTAAAACTGCTGCCGCCGGTTCCGAATCCGGCTGCGCTTATCGATTTCGGGCTGACGCCAAGACATCTAAGAAATGCTGGCGTAAATCTGCTGCAAAGAGAATATACAGGACCGGAAAGAGAAGAGCTTAAACAAAAAATTACCGAAAAATTCCAGAAAGACCCGAATAAAGTAATTTTCAGTTATTACAAGTGTAACCATAATGCATTAATTGGCGATGGGGATACGATTCATTGGCCTTCGTACTCTTCCTACCTGGATATCGAGCCGGAGCTGGCCTTTGTTACAGGGAAGGGGAATTGTATTGCAGGTTATGTTATTTTTAACGACAGTACAGTCCGCGATGTGCAGTGGCCGGATTTCCAGGCGCTGACCGGACCGACGCGCTGCAAAGATTTTGATCGCAGCAAAGGAATAGGACCATTTCTGGTTACGCCGGATGAAATCGACAACCCGCTGGGACTGGATGTGGATGTACGTATCGGGGAGAGACTGCACTGGAAGGGAAGCACATCCGAGTATTCTGCACACCCTGTAAAAGTGATGGAGGAGGTTCTCAAAGTTTTCACGCCGCTCCCAGGCACGATTATAGGAATGGGGACGATACCGGATTGCTGCTCAATCGAGACTGAACAATGGCTGTTGCCCTCTGACCGAATCCAGATTACATTCGGTAAATTAGGCACGCTCACACAATTGGTGCCTGATCATGTAAAGATTACGGAACCAAGCCGCTGGGAAAAAAGAAGCGATTTACTTTAA
- a CDS encoding DUF5050 domain-containing protein, with protein sequence MVQHKGKWIITIAMAVCLVVFGFGNQQTLATEPTKKPVINVLGSDPVNINSDRSFVAVQGEWIFYNNDGLYKIKKDGSSLQKLSSDWADNLNVVDDWIYYTRNKPFKEIYQLEMPNYDINGTYEDVTELMKIKTDGSSKTVIKSGSLAEGDRNNVYRLYVVGDIIYYADGYGPLYRMDTNGKNQKKLLDQYDEVYFYQDWLFYTNESRQLYKMKRDGTQKKVVSKEKEMTLIGLSGDFIYYTKWVNDKGVVDVYKIGLKDGKTALVKKGLPPAENPIIVAGKHLYYISEIKDAHTVGRMNMADGKTTPLYPLGSISSQAINIGGDFIFFYDYQASDRDKRELFKVKMGENKVEKVTPKAK encoded by the coding sequence ATGGTGCAACATAAAGGGAAATGGATAATCACCATTGCGATGGCAGTATGTCTGGTGGTCTTTGGTTTTGGCAATCAACAAACATTGGCGACTGAGCCAACCAAAAAGCCAGTAATAAATGTGTTGGGTAGCGATCCTGTCAATATCAATTCAGACCGAAGCTTTGTCGCCGTTCAAGGAGAGTGGATTTTTTATAACAACGATGGCTTATACAAAATCAAAAAGGATGGAAGCTCCCTTCAAAAGTTGAGCAGTGATTGGGCTGATAATTTGAATGTCGTAGATGACTGGATTTACTATACGCGCAATAAGCCTTTTAAAGAAATCTATCAGCTGGAGATGCCCAATTACGATATCAATGGTACGTATGAAGATGTAACGGAGCTCATGAAAATCAAGACAGATGGCAGTTCGAAAACAGTCATCAAAAGCGGTAGTCTTGCGGAAGGGGATCGCAATAACGTATACAGATTGTATGTAGTGGGGGATATCATCTACTACGCAGACGGCTACGGTCCTTTGTACCGGATGGACACGAATGGCAAAAATCAGAAGAAGCTGCTTGACCAGTATGATGAAGTTTATTTCTATCAGGATTGGCTTTTCTATACCAATGAAAGTCGTCAATTATATAAAATGAAGCGGGATGGTACGCAGAAAAAGGTAGTAAGCAAAGAAAAAGAGATGACCCTTATCGGTCTGTCTGGTGATTTCATTTACTACACAAAATGGGTAAACGATAAAGGCGTCGTCGATGTTTATAAAATCGGACTAAAGGATGGGAAAACCGCTCTCGTCAAGAAAGGGTTGCCTCCAGCAGAAAATCCGATCATTGTCGCTGGGAAGCATCTATACTACATCTCAGAAATAAAGGACGCACATACGGTAGGCAGAATGAATATGGCGGACGGCAAGACAACCCCGCTGTATCCATTAGGTAGCATTTCCAGTCAAGCAATAAACATCGGGGGAGATTTTATCTTTTTTTACGACTATCAAGCTTCCGATCGTGATAAAAGAGAACTATTCAAAGTGAAGATGGGCGAAAACAAAGTGGAAAAGGTAACCCCAAAGGCGAAGTAA
- a CDS encoding TetR/AcrR family transcriptional regulator has translation MHTSDRIIEAATRLIKKKGYRGVSTKAIATEAKVNESTIFRQFGSKQGILEAIIESHSDFPQFEKLLKEDATDNPEVDLLNVSRQYRLFFHKNADIILIGIREKGMLPELDRVLADPPVKLHSLLVEYFERLQKKKVIARQDERLAAMSFLSMCYGFQMSELIHRQYQSQLVTGEEFYKYSVSLFVKGILSQS, from the coding sequence ATGCATACTTCAGACAGAATCATTGAAGCCGCGACACGGCTCATCAAAAAGAAGGGCTATCGGGGAGTAAGCACCAAAGCCATTGCAACGGAAGCTAAAGTCAATGAATCTACGATATTTCGGCAATTTGGAAGCAAGCAAGGCATATTGGAAGCCATTATTGAAAGCCATTCGGATTTCCCGCAATTTGAGAAACTGTTAAAAGAGGACGCAACCGATAATCCGGAAGTCGATCTGCTGAATGTAAGCCGGCAGTACCGTTTGTTTTTCCATAAAAATGCGGATATCATTTTGATTGGCATCCGCGAAAAAGGAATGCTTCCCGAATTGGACAGAGTGCTGGCCGATCCGCCAGTGAAGCTGCACTCCTTGCTGGTTGAATATTTTGAGCGCCTGCAGAAGAAAAAAGTTATAGCCAGACAGGATGAACGTCTTGCCGCCATGTCTTTTCTCTCGATGTGCTACGGATTTCAGATGAGCGAGCTGATTCACCGGCAATATCAGTCTCAACTCGTAACCGGGGAAGAGTTCTATAAGTACAGTGTCTCATTGTTTGTTAAAGGAATTTTGTCTCAGTCATAA
- a CDS encoding MFS transporter: MSLKPEDLQSYIDSPDKQQRLYKRTLWIVVISQIFGGAGLAAGVTVGALLAQDMLGSESLAGIPSALLTFGSAVAALLVGRLSQRFGRRLGLASGFLAGGIGAIGVVIAAVANSIVLLFASLILYGAGTATNLQARYAGTDLAKPKQRATAVSIAMVSTTFGAVAGPNLVEVMGRFATSIGVPALAGPFILGAAAFILAGLVFWVLLRPDPFIVSKAIAKAQQVDQSSPSCLNENQLASNNRGIIVGATVMILTQIVMVAIMTMTPVHMKHHGHGLSEVGIVIGFHIGAMYLPSLLTGVLVDKIGRSTMAYASGVILLAASMTAAFAPADSMPLLITALVLLGLGWNFGLISGTALIVDATQPATRAKTQGTVDVLIALAGASGGALSGMVVANASYATLSLAGGALSLLLVPVLIWSHRKSKHSVEISQN, from the coding sequence ATGTCACTCAAACCTGAAGATTTACAAAGCTACATCGACTCCCCAGATAAACAGCAAAGACTATACAAGCGAACGCTCTGGATCGTTGTCATCTCACAAATTTTTGGCGGTGCAGGACTTGCGGCAGGTGTCACCGTAGGGGCTCTCCTCGCTCAGGATATGCTCGGTTCGGAAAGTCTCGCGGGCATCCCTTCCGCATTGCTCACGTTTGGCTCTGCTGTCGCTGCATTGCTGGTGGGTCGACTCTCTCAACGCTTTGGACGCCGTTTGGGTCTCGCTAGCGGCTTCTTAGCCGGAGGTATTGGCGCAATTGGGGTGGTTATCGCAGCCGTCGCAAACAGTATTGTCCTTCTGTTTGCTTCCTTAATTCTGTATGGGGCTGGCACCGCTACTAACCTACAGGCCCGCTATGCAGGCACAGACTTGGCAAAGCCTAAACAACGAGCGACTGCTGTAAGTATTGCCATGGTCTCCACTACTTTCGGGGCCGTTGCAGGACCAAACCTGGTGGAAGTCATGGGACGATTCGCTACATCCATCGGTGTCCCCGCACTGGCTGGTCCTTTTATCTTGGGGGCCGCAGCCTTTATCCTCGCTGGTCTCGTATTTTGGGTTTTGCTTCGACCGGACCCGTTCATCGTTTCGAAAGCAATCGCAAAAGCACAACAGGTGGATCAGAGCTCGCCGTCCTGTCTGAATGAGAATCAGCTTGCAAGCAACAACCGTGGAATCATCGTGGGAGCCACCGTTATGATTTTGACGCAGATCGTCATGGTGGCCATTATGACAATGACGCCTGTGCATATGAAGCACCACGGACATGGTCTCTCTGAAGTAGGCATCGTCATCGGTTTTCATATCGGTGCGATGTACCTCCCCTCTCTCTTGACGGGTGTACTCGTTGACAAGATCGGTCGCTCCACAATGGCATATGCTTCAGGTGTCATACTGCTTGCAGCCAGCATGACTGCTGCTTTCGCCCCAGCCGATTCGATGCCGCTACTCATCACCGCTCTTGTGCTGCTCGGACTGGGCTGGAATTTTGGATTAATTAGTGGCACAGCGCTCATCGTAGATGCAACGCAGCCCGCCACTCGTGCGAAAACGCAGGGAACGGTTGATGTATTGATTGCCTTGGCTGGTGCATCCGGTGGAGCCCTATCTGGTATGGTCGTCGCAAATGCCAGCTATGCAACACTTTCACTTGCCGGAGGCGCTTTATCGCTGTTGCTGGTCCCTGTCCTGATATGGTCCCACAGGAAGAGCAAACACAGTGTAGAGATCTCCCAAAACTAA